The Prochlorococcus sp. MIT 0801 genomic sequence TCCCTGCAAGAACCAACTCTCTCTCTAAGAGTTCTTGCTGCAGTCCATGCAGGTCCAAGATGTCTAGGTGTATATGTAACCCTATCTTTTATTAGAGCGATTAATTTATATAAAAAGTCCAATACATTATTTTCGATCCCTACTAATGCCTCTTGAGCAATTTGAATTGCTGCTGGATCATGTTGTCCATTAAGCAACCAACCTTGAATAAATCCATTAAGTGAGCTATTTTCTGCTTCTATTTTCATAGGTAAACTTAGGTCATTATCATTTTTTAATTTATATAAATCTGGATGAATCTGCGTCTCGATTTCACTTTCTGCCTTAATAAGAAGAGAATTAGTAGGATCTTTAAAAAACACCTTAAAAATATCATCTCCATTTTCAGAGATTAAAGGAAATATTAAATGAGGGTAAGGATTAATTTCAAGACTAAAATAATTTAACTTCTGGAAACCCCCAGACCTGGGTTTCATACAAATCAAATGCTCGCGAAGAGAGACGGGTTCTTCATAAGAATAAAATAGTTTGTGAATTATTTTCTTTTTCATTCTTCTAAAGAATCAAAATCAAATCCCTTTTCATTTATAAAATAAAAGCTATGTATAAGATCATTTAATTTATTTAAGTCAATTTGAAGGCTATCAATAGCCTCATGTAAACCATTTTTAATTAAGTTATCTATTCTTACAAAACTCCATTTTGATAGTAATAAACCTATTAAACATTCTAGATCATTTGGCTTCTGAGAAACAGGGGAATTTTGAATCTTACCTAAAGATTCTTTAATGCCCTCAAGACAAAATCTCACAGATCTGGGAAAAATAGGATCTAATAGTAAAAAACTTGCAATTGCATTAGGAGTTATTGATCCTTGTTCAGATCTTCTAAACATTTGATAAGCTCCCGCTGAGCGTAATAAAGAAATCCATTGCAGTTCATCTAAGGCTCCTCCAAGCTCATTTAGATTTGGTAAAAGCAAAAAATATTTCACATCTAATATTCTAGAAGTTTTATCCGCTCTCTCAATCAACCTTCCTAATTTACTAAAATGCCATGCAATATCATGACTAAAAGTAGCATCTGTAACTCCATAAAATAACTGGCAACTTCTTCTTATTTCAAATAATTGTTCTTGAGCAGGTTGATGCCATATGACCTCACCTTCCTGAATACTCCAAAATAAACTATTTATTTGTTCCCACATCTCAGAAGTGATAACATCTCTAATTTGGCGCGCATTTTCTCTTGCCATATAAATGCAACTAACAATGCTATTTAGATTCTCTCTATCTTTAATAAGAAAACTTATTACATCACTTGAAGTTTTATTCTTATAACTCTTATCGAATTCGTTTCTATCACCACTAGCATCTATTAAAGGCAACCAGGGTTCTGCACTACCAGGCGGACAGTCTAGAGCCATAGACTCGCTAACTTCAACAAATCTAGAAATATTTTCAGCACGTTCTAAATATCTATTAATCCAATAAAGTGATTCAGCAACTCTACTAAGTAACATTTATACTATTGGATTACCACCCAAGTGTCTTTACACCCTCCACCTTGAGAAGAATTAACGATCAAAGAATCACGTTTTAAAGCGACCCTTGTTAGGCCTCCAGGACTTACCCAAGTATTCTTTCCTCTAAGAATATATGGTCTTAAATCAACATGACATGGGTATACTTCACCATCACTTAGTGATGGGACCGTAGACAAATCTAGAGTTGGTTGAGCTATATAATTTCTTGGATTAGCTTTGATTTTAGCTGAAAATTTATCAATATCTATTTGAGAAGAATGTGGACCTATTAACATTCCATATCCGCCTGCTTCAGAAACGCTTTTAACAACTAGGTAACGGAGGTTCTTAATTACATAATCAAGATCTTTTTCCCTTGCACATACATATGTTTTAACATTATTTATTATTGGCTCCTCTTTTAAATAATATCTAATCATATCTGGTACAAAAGTATAAATTAATTTATCATCTGCTAATCCTGTACCAGGAGCATTTGCGACAGCCACTCTACCCTTACTCATCACATCAAGAAGACCTGGGACTCCAAGCATTGAGTCTTTTCTAAAGAATTTAGGATCTAAAAAATCATCATCTATTCGACGATAAATAACATCAATTTTTTTTATCCCTGAGGTGGTTCTCAAATAAACATTATCATTCTGACAAACTAAATCACTTCCTTCAACTAATTGAACTCCCATCTGTTGAGCCAAATAACTATGCTCAAAATATGCACTATTAAAAACTCCAGGAGTCAATAAAACAACTTTTGGATTATCAGTCCAAACTGCCAATTCCTGAAGTGATTTCAATAAATATGATGGGTAATCATCAATAGGTCTAACAATCCTGCCAGCAAAAAGGCTAGGAAAAATTCTTTTCATAACTAATCTATTCTCCAAGAAATATGCAACTCCTGAAGGGCACCGAAGATTGTCCTCTAGAACGAGCCAGTCTCCTTTTCCATCTCTAATTAAATCTAAGCCAGACACATGGCACCATTTCCCTAATGGCAACACAAATCCCTGCATTTGTGGCCGCCAACCATCAGAACTCTCTATAAATTCTATTGGGATAATCCGATCTTTTATTATTTGCTGTTTGCCATAAACATCAGATAAAAATAAATCTATCGCTTCAAGTCTCTGTACAAGTCCTCTTTCTAGCTCTAACCATTCAGAGGCACCAATTACTCTCGGCAAAGGATCAAAAGGAAGAATCCTTTCAGAACCTTTGTTACCGGAGTCGTTAAGACGAAAAGTTGCTCCATGACGTAGAAGTAATTTTCTAGCAATTTCATGACTTACATTTAACTGATCTAAACCTATCTTTTTTAAAGATGAAAGAAGAGGCTCAAGGGATTTTCTAGGAGAAAAATCTTCAGAAGAAAAATATTCATCATATCCCTTTTTAGGTTGATAATCTGTAAACATATCAACCTCCAATTAGTTAATTAAATATGAATCAAGCCAGCAATTATTCAGGTAGCTAAAAATACAAAAAAGAATTTAAATATCTCTAATTAATGATTTAAGTATATTTAAGTACAGTTCTTGCATGATCTTCCTTTATTTCCTCAAGGATCTGAAGCATTGATCGAACTAAAGGTTATGCATGTTTAGAGAGAAAATAACTAAAAAAGATTTCTAAAATAATTCGAAGGTTAGGATAGAATCTTATTAAGAAAGCTGAGAAACCTTGATCTAAATATCCCACTATACGTTAAATAAAAACGCCAGCACGTCAATTGATATCAATTGCTTAAGAGCAAAAATCGCGGTTAAACGAAAGTTAGAGCAATTCAAAGAGACATAATTGAGAAGATATATCCATGATTAATTCACTCAAAGAATTCTTTACTCATCTCTAGGCTAAAAACACAAATCAGAATATCATGCAGTCGAGCTACATTTTTTGCAAAATTCAGAACGACAAAAGTTTTCCACATTGCTGGTCTTCCTGCAACAATAATTAAGTCACTTCTTTTGTGGACCTTAGCTCAGTTTTTTATTTTTTAAATTACTGATTTCCAAATCCACAATCAGATTCTTCGTTAGTTATCAGACAATGAAAATAGTTTTTTTTGATCCTGTTCATTGGGACTATAGTCCTGTTACACCATACCAAAAGCCTTTAGGAGGTACACAATCGGCTGTATGTTATTTGTCAACAGCTCTCTCAGAATTAGGACATCAAGTATATCTTATCAACAATATTAGCAATTCCAAAGAGATAAATGGTGTTAATTGCCTAAATGTTCGAAGTAATGATGAATATTTAAAAGAGATTATTAATAGTTCTGATATTTGTATAGTTATTGCTCTTCCATCTTTAGTAAATGGACTTAAATCTCTATTTACTGGTAAAGTTAAATTCTTTCTTTGGTGTCAGCATTCCTACAATCAGCCAGTACTAGAAAGTCTTTATTCGAGTGAAGTAAAGAAATCATGGGATGGATATATTTTTGTTAGTAATTGGCAAAGGGATAAATTTTGTTCTGTATTCGCTTTAGAAAAAAACAAGACTTTTATACTTAGAAATGCTATATCCCCTCTGATTTATAATTTATTTGATAAAAAAGAATCTATTTCTAAATCAAAAAAATTAGAAGATACTATTTTTTATAGTAGTACACCTTTTCGAGGTCTGGATATATTAATTGATGTATTTCCTTCTATAAAAAAAAAATTACCTAAGGTTAAATTGAAAGTATTTTCCTGTTTAAAAACATATCAAATAGATAAAGATAATGATAATTATCTTTATCTTTATAAGCAATGTGAAGCAATGAATGGGGTCGAATACATAGGATCTTTATCTCAGTCGGAACTGGCACCTCATTTAAAAAAAGCCAGTATATTAGCTTATCCTAATTCATTTGAAGAAACATCATGTATATCTGTCATGGAGGCACTAGCCAGTGGATGTGCTGTCGTAACAAGTGAGTTAGGTGCTCTTCCTGAAACAAGTTCAGGTTTTGCATCTTTAGTAAAAGGCAAACCAGGTTCAGATCAATATAAAAAAAATTTCATAGATGAAATAGATAAAACATATAAATTATTTAAAGGTGATGATTGTTTTTTAGATAGGAAATTAAGAAATCAAGTTGATTACTTTTTGTTAAATAATAATTGGGAAAGAAGAGCGCAAGAATTAATTGAAATAATACAGGATTACTAATATCATTTATGGTTAAATTAGAGGGGGTTATTCTAACTTATTTTTCTTATTAGTTATATTTTATCCTGTCATGTAGATTCCAATATTCCCATAGGTTAAATTAAATAATGAACTTTTTCATCCTTCGACTATTAATTTTCTAAAAGCCATCAGAAACTTAAATTAAAATCTAAAGGTTTTTTTTTATCGGTCTTATATGATTTCTTAATTTTACTTCTTTAAATATAAGCCACTTTATTATCTCAAATATCAATTTTCTGGTTTCAAAAATAAAAACACTTCATTCAAGGAGGCTATATTTAGTGCAAATTTTATTATATAAAAAACAAATTATCTTTTATATTGATATTTTTGATTTATTTATATTTAACTAATAAAACGTTTATGAATATTATTTATTGCAATCATAAGTTTCATTGTTGAGGATGATATGCCGTGGGTTTGAACTATCTCATTAAAACCTTTTCTTAGCATTGAGAGGGTTTCTCGATCTTCGTTATCTGCAATTTGACTTTCTATCCATCCAACACAAACCATCCTCTCTCCTTCTATAACTTCTTTTACTTCATGCAGATATTTAGTAGGATAAATAATCATTTCACCTGCATTAAGTTTTATATTCTTCTTTTCAGGAGGGATGTTAAGTACTAACTCCCCGCCCTTATATTCATCTGGTTGATTTAGGAAAATTGTGAAAGAAAGATCTCTCCTTCCTTCTCCTCCATATTGATATATTGCATCAACATGAGGTTTATAATACATTCCTGGTCCAGTCCTTGAGAATAAAAGACCAAATATTTTAGAAGGGAAAACCTCAAATTGTAAAAAATCATCTTTTATGAACGCCTCAATTATCTCATTTGAAAAGTTTTCATGTGATTCTCCTGGAGCAAGTTCCAAATTTCTCTTTGTTTCCTTAGCATTACCTAAAGCTGAATAAATACCATCTTGCCAATCACTTGAAATTAATAATCTCTTTCTCAAATCTTTATGAGTTTCATCATTTAGAAACTTATGTGCAAAATAAATCATTTTATTTTAAAACTGAATGATAATTAACAAATTTAACTTATTAATAGTTATATCTTAAGTATTAATTGAATACGTGTTTTCTCACCTTGATAAACATGATTAGTAGGATCTTTTTCTATTGCCTTTTTAATCTGAAAAAGTGCTTCTTGGTATTTGTTATTTTTCGAAAGTAATATACTAAGATGGTAATGAGCTTGTACTAGATTTGGATTAATTTCTATAGATTTTCTCATGTAATTATCAGCTTCATCTATTTTACCTAGATCTTTCAGTACTATTCCAAGATTAAAATAAGCTATTACTAAATCAGAGTCAAGACTAATAGCCTTGCGAAATGATAATTCTGACTCTTCTAACTGACCAAGATCTTTTAAAATCGCACCTAAATTAACATGCGAAATAGCTTCCATTGGATCAATATCGATAGCTTTAAGCGTATAAGTTTTAGCCTCTTCTAACTTACCAATTTCTCTTAAAATAGCTCCAAGATTAGTATAAGAATTACTCGAATTAGATTCTAATTCAATAGCTCTTCTAGTCAATATTTCAGCTTTCCTTAAATTACCAAGCTCTTTTAAAATTATTCCGTAATTATAAAATATTTTTTGATCGGTGAAGCCTTTATCTAGAAGATCCTGATAACATTTTGCAGCTTCCTCTATTTTACTTTCTGAATACAATTTAACTGCATTGTTAATTAATTGCTCTTTAGAAAATTTATCAGAGGAATTTGTATTAATAGTAAGATTTTCTTGGATTTCTTCTAAATTAAATGGAACTGAGAATATATTTTCTCCAATGACTTCCTTTTTTCTTTGCTCCTTGTCACCTATCTTATCCATATCAAGTTACGAATAATCTATTAAAACCTAATTATGTGAATTTTATACCTGGTCCAATGTGATTTGGTTGTGTATGACAATAAATAAAGACTTAAAGTCTCTAATAGCTCCTTAACTATCCATACTCTTATAGATTAGTTAAAAGATAGCCAGAGCTAAGAAAAATACTAAATAAACATCTATATAGAACATTAAATGATTGATATGACAAGCTTTTTATACGTTGAATAGGAACCCAATACAGACTAGTAATACCAATAGATTTTAAGCAAAATTCAGTGTTAGACCTGTACAACAAAATGTTAGACCATTTTTGAGACATGCAAGAACGTATAGATCTTCTCTTAACGCGAGAGACAAAAGTATTTTGTTTAGAAAATTCTTTCCTTATCCGAAGCCCGTCATCTCAGTGAAGAGTGCTTTGTTCTCAGCTGACTCTGCAAACCCTAAAAGAACTTCATGTCTCTGCTCAATGTCGTTACTCAGATTTCCTACCCAGTAGTCGTATCCACTCTGATCTAGTTCTCTATTCAAAACATTTATATATAGTGTTTTCACATACTGATTATCAGAAATATTCTCTCCATAACGCAATTTAAATTCATCACTCACCAAAAATGAAGAGGAAACAGTCCTAATATCATTCGCTCCTGAACTAAATTGATCAATCCAATACTTGAGTCCACTACTATCAGGGAAACGTCTAAAAGCGGCATTATATAACCGAAACATTCTCCCAGAATCTGTATTTAAACCAGTAACTTGATCAAAAACACCTTTCACATCATCAATTAAATCTAATTTTTTATCAGTAAATTGCAAGGCAAATGACTCAAGATCATTGGAATTAATGATATCTTTTTCTGAGAAATATTTTTTTTGTACTAATTGGCCAGTTATTTCATCAAAGTTATTCTTTGGTAATATTTCATAGTTATTATCTCCTTTGTTTATAAAGTTATAATTCAGACTTGATCCTCTAAACTGCTTATTATTCTTATTAGTATTACTCGATATTATTGTCTCATCTATTGAGATAGTATCGGTATCAGATTGATATCCAGATACTCCTTCATGGTTATCTTTGTATATTTCCTCAAGTCTATAACTTTCCGGCTTAGTTATCACTTTAGTTATATAATTAGTATAAAGATCATATCCTAGTGGATTAGCTTCTTTTATACTATCTGAAGTTAGATAGTTATCACTCCACTCACCATCCAAGCTTCCATCTTGGGTATATTTTGTTATGTAACCCCACATAGAATAAGTAAGGCAAAAAAGATACTCTCTCATAACCATTGACTTATATAAATCACTATATATCTCATGATTATCACCTTTGAATTTGATATAATCCTTATCGTTATAAACCCCATTATCAATTGCCTCTTTTGCCGCATCCCAAAGCATTCCTTTACCTTCAATCAAGTTAAATTGTGAAGGAAAAGCTCCGGGCAAAGCAAAGTCTGTAAAAGTATGAAGTAAATGCTCTAATTGTTGTGTTATTTGATTTCTTTGAATTGGTGAGTCATTAAGCTTCCATATGAAATCAACTGAATTATATAAGTTATTAATTTCATCATAACCCTTAGGCGCATCGTTTAAACTGGGATTTTGATATGCACCAAAGGTATTAATACCAACCCTCTGAATAGTACTTTTTGATTTCATATATTTGATAGCATTCTCTTGTGCTTGTTTATCTATTAACTCACCACTAGGATTCATCATTAACTTAACAGTTTCTGCAGTTTTCTTTATAAATTCATCATCCACTGCAGGCATTCTGCTAAACGAGCCTAAACAAAATATTCTTAAGCCATATACATCTATGTATTTTGACCATACACCAAATGTTTCATTCGTTGAGACAACATCTCCACTTACATAAGAGCTATTAATTTTCTGCAAAGAATTTCCCATAAAGGCATGATTTTTGCATTGATAAAACAACTTAATTGAAGTACTAGCAGGAAGAGTTATCTCTGTATAAGCTCCTTCAGAACCTGCAATACCATTATTAATTACATTGCTTTTGAAGGGAGTTAATTTTTCTGAATCCTTATAAAATAATATTTGATGACCAAGATTACTAATGTCTGATTGATCAAATCTATAAGTAACATCTGAAAGTAAGTTTAGGCGTGGAGACTCTATTCCATTAATAAAATAGCCTTTTGCAGAACCTTTATCGCTATAGATATGATTGCTTGTCTTGACGTTTACAGTTACTACTTTATTGACTACTTTTGGCATTTAGAAATAAAAATTCATTATAGATTAGTTATCGAAATTTTGTGTTTGGTTATCATTTAGCGTTATTTCCTAATCAAAAAATTGTTTTAAGCAAAACATTAGGCAAAGCTGATCTTATCGAAGCTGGACTCTTAAAACCAGTCAGTCTCAAAACCCAAGGTTTCCTTCTCAAATAGTTAGACTAGACATTAGTCTAACTCGTGAAAACTGTTGGTATCACTAACTTTCTAGACGTTGAGCAAAAACTCCATCACGTCCAGTCATGCCAATCGATTACAAGCAAAAATCGCGGTTAGACTTAAGTTAGAAGAGAAGAATGAAGTTAGAACAAATTCAGCTCTAATATCATGGACAATCATAAAAGCACATAACTAATCAAAAACCTTATAAAACTCTTCCCAGTTTTGAGACCAAAAAGAATAAGAAGTAAATCCGCCTCTTAAAATGACAGCTCTATGATCAAGTAGCACTAACAAAAGTGAGGAAAAGAATAAACATTTATGTCCAAGCTCAATGACAAATTTATATAGCGGTAGTTTTTGCTTGCGCAAACTTTTTAACAGCATCGACTCATACAAAACATGCTTTTTTTCCTCTTCAATTATTTTCAAGCAAATATTCTTTAACAACTTACTCTGCGTGGCTTTAGACAGAGCGTCGTAATAGGTTAAGGCAATGATTTCAGC encodes the following:
- a CDS encoding transglutaminase family protein; the encoded protein is MKKKIIHKLFYSYEEPVSLREHLICMKPRSGGFQKLNYFSLEINPYPHLIFPLISENGDDIFKVFFKDPTNSLLIKAESEIETQIHPDLYKLKNDNDLSLPMKIEAENSSLNGFIQGWLLNGQHDPAAIQIAQEALVGIENNVLDFLYKLIALIKDRVTYTPRHLGPAWTAARTLRERVGSCRDLAILLMETCRSVGIPSRFVSGYQFMDQPPEKYELHAWTEIFIPGFGWRGFDPSGCGLINSKYITLASSSKSELVAPVRGSFTGAPDLKSELHWNIEII
- a CDS encoding alpha-E domain-containing protein: MLLSRVAESLYWINRYLERAENISRFVEVSESMALDCPPGSAEPWLPLIDASGDRNEFDKSYKNKTSSDVISFLIKDRENLNSIVSCIYMARENARQIRDVITSEMWEQINSLFWSIQEGEVIWHQPAQEQLFEIRRSCQLFYGVTDATFSHDIAWHFSKLGRLIERADKTSRILDVKYFLLLPNLNELGGALDELQWISLLRSAGAYQMFRRSEQGSITPNAIASFLLLDPIFPRSVRFCLEGIKESLGKIQNSPVSQKPNDLECLIGLLLSKWSFVRIDNLIKNGLHEAIDSLQIDLNKLNDLIHSFYFINEKGFDFDSLEE
- a CDS encoding circularly permuted type 2 ATP-grasp protein; protein product: MFTDYQPKKGYDEYFSSEDFSPRKSLEPLLSSLKKIGLDQLNVSHEIARKLLLRHGATFRLNDSGNKGSERILPFDPLPRVIGASEWLELERGLVQRLEAIDLFLSDVYGKQQIIKDRIIPIEFIESSDGWRPQMQGFVLPLGKWCHVSGLDLIRDGKGDWLVLEDNLRCPSGVAYFLENRLVMKRIFPSLFAGRIVRPIDDYPSYLLKSLQELAVWTDNPKVVLLTPGVFNSAYFEHSYLAQQMGVQLVEGSDLVCQNDNVYLRTTSGIKKIDVIYRRIDDDFLDPKFFRKDSMLGVPGLLDVMSKGRVAVANAPGTGLADDKLIYTFVPDMIRYYLKEEPIINNVKTYVCAREKDLDYVIKNLRYLVVKSVSEAGGYGMLIGPHSSQIDIDKFSAKIKANPRNYIAQPTLDLSTVPSLSDGEVYPCHVDLRPYILRGKNTWVSPGGLTRVALKRDSLIVNSSQGGGCKDTWVVIQ
- a CDS encoding glycosyltransferase family 4 protein; the encoded protein is MKIVFFDPVHWDYSPVTPYQKPLGGTQSAVCYLSTALSELGHQVYLINNISNSKEINGVNCLNVRSNDEYLKEIINSSDICIVIALPSLVNGLKSLFTGKVKFFLWCQHSYNQPVLESLYSSEVKKSWDGYIFVSNWQRDKFCSVFALEKNKTFILRNAISPLIYNLFDKKESISKSKKLEDTIFYSSTPFRGLDILIDVFPSIKKKLPKVKLKVFSCLKTYQIDKDNDNYLYLYKQCEAMNGVEYIGSLSQSELAPHLKKASILAYPNSFEETSCISVMEALASGCAVVTSELGALPETSSGFASLVKGKPGSDQYKKNFIDEIDKTYKLFKGDDCFLDRKLRNQVDYFLLNNNWERRAQELIEIIQDY
- a CDS encoding Fe2+-dependent dioxygenase, coding for MIYFAHKFLNDETHKDLRKRLLISSDWQDGIYSALGNAKETKRNLELAPGESHENFSNEIIEAFIKDDFLQFEVFPSKIFGLLFSRTGPGMYYKPHVDAIYQYGGEGRRDLSFTIFLNQPDEYKGGELVLNIPPEKKNIKLNAGEMIIYPTKYLHEVKEVIEGERMVCVGWIESQIADNEDRETLSMLRKGFNEIVQTHGISSSTMKLMIAINNIHKRFIS
- a CDS encoding tetratricopeptide repeat protein, whose protein sequence is MDKIGDKEQRKKEVIGENIFSVPFNLEEIQENLTINTNSSDKFSKEQLINNAVKLYSESKIEEAAKCYQDLLDKGFTDQKIFYNYGIILKELGNLRKAEILTRRAIELESNSSNSYTNLGAILREIGKLEEAKTYTLKAIDIDPMEAISHVNLGAILKDLGQLEESELSFRKAISLDSDLVIAYFNLGIVLKDLGKIDEADNYMRKSIEINPNLVQAHYHLSILLSKNNKYQEALFQIKKAIEKDPTNHVYQGEKTRIQLILKI
- a CDS encoding DUF4214 domain-containing protein — translated: MPKVVNKVVTVNVKTSNHIYSDKGSAKGYFINGIESPRLNLLSDVTYRFDQSDISNLGHQILFYKDSEKLTPFKSNVINNGIAGSEGAYTEITLPASTSIKLFYQCKNHAFMGNSLQKINSSYVSGDVVSTNETFGVWSKYIDVYGLRIFCLGSFSRMPAVDDEFIKKTAETVKLMMNPSGELIDKQAQENAIKYMKSKSTIQRVGINTFGAYQNPSLNDAPKGYDEINNLYNSVDFIWKLNDSPIQRNQITQQLEHLLHTFTDFALPGAFPSQFNLIEGKGMLWDAAKEAIDNGVYNDKDYIKFKGDNHEIYSDLYKSMVMREYLFCLTYSMWGYITKYTQDGSLDGEWSDNYLTSDSIKEANPLGYDLYTNYITKVITKPESYRLEEIYKDNHEGVSGYQSDTDTISIDETIISSNTNKNNKQFRGSSLNYNFINKGDNNYEILPKNNFDEITGQLVQKKYFSEKDIINSNDLESFALQFTDKKLDLIDDVKGVFDQVTGLNTDSGRMFRLYNAAFRRFPDSSGLKYWIDQFSSGANDIRTVSSSFLVSDEFKLRYGENISDNQYVKTLYINVLNRELDQSGYDYWVGNLSNDIEQRHEVLLGFAESAENKALFTEMTGFG